The following are encoded together in the Candidatus Kapaibacterium thiocyanatum genome:
- a CDS encoding phosphatidylserine decarboxylase, translated as MITPYGYDNAFLMLGVGVCLLILAFTLSGLVFPLLFGVLGTVLIGFTLWFFRDPERPLVDVARTDTAIVVSPADGTVTEIVAMDHVAGIGGPATQVTIFLSPVNLHVNRYPVSGTVTDVSYIPGKYLMAFNPKASEENERSVISVATPHGPLIFKQITGFLARRVVYETRTGDVIKAGARFGMMKFGSRMDILVPEGTEINVRTGQKVVSNDTIIARLPAARGTAA; from the coding sequence ATGATCACGCCCTACGGCTATGACAACGCCTTCCTGATGCTCGGCGTGGGTGTGTGTCTGCTGATCCTGGCCTTCACCCTCTCCGGCCTTGTCTTCCCGCTTCTGTTCGGCGTCCTGGGCACCGTCCTGATCGGCTTCACGCTGTGGTTCTTCCGCGACCCGGAACGCCCGCTCGTCGATGTGGCCCGAACGGATACGGCCATCGTCGTCTCCCCTGCCGACGGCACGGTCACCGAAATCGTCGCCATGGATCATGTGGCCGGCATCGGCGGCCCTGCGACGCAGGTCACGATCTTCCTGTCGCCCGTCAACCTGCACGTCAATCGCTATCCGGTGAGCGGCACGGTGACGGACGTCAGCTACATTCCCGGCAAGTACCTGATGGCCTTCAACCCGAAGGCGTCGGAAGAGAACGAACGCTCCGTCATCAGCGTGGCCACGCCACACGGACCGCTCATCTTCAAGCAGATCACGGGCTTCCTGGCACGCCGCGTCGTCTACGAAACCAGGACCGGCGACGTGATCAAGGCCGGAGCACGGTTCGGTATGATGAAGTTCGGTTCCCGAATGGACATCCTCGTCCCCGAAGGCACGGAAATCAACGTCCGCACCGGACAGAAGGTCGTGAGCAACGATACGATCATCGCCCGGCTTCCGGCGGCACGAGGCACGGCAGCCTGA
- a CDS encoding dTMP kinase, with protein sequence MFISFEGIDGSGKSTQLLLLKEWLEARGHRVLAIREPGATVLSEAIREILLSNKQSITSTVELLMFSAARSQLVERVIVPALEKGEIILCDRFVDSTTAYQGYGRLLDMDDVRACNNIATRGVMPSVTFFIDVPYEEAQMRMHFHPASGEPDRMERAGRDFFERVRAGYHAIAAADAARFRIVDGMRDRADIHAEITTILSEVLS encoded by the coding sequence ATGTTCATATCGTTCGAAGGCATCGACGGCAGCGGCAAGTCGACGCAGTTGCTTCTTCTCAAGGAATGGCTCGAAGCGCGCGGTCACCGCGTGCTCGCCATCAGGGAGCCAGGTGCCACCGTACTGTCCGAAGCCATCAGGGAAATCCTGCTCAGCAACAAGCAATCCATCACGTCCACCGTCGAATTGCTGATGTTCAGTGCCGCGCGTTCCCAACTGGTGGAGCGTGTCATCGTACCGGCGCTGGAAAAGGGCGAAATCATCCTGTGCGACCGTTTCGTGGATTCCACCACGGCCTATCAGGGCTACGGTCGCCTGCTCGATATGGACGACGTCCGGGCCTGTAACAACATCGCCACGCGCGGGGTCATGCCTTCAGTGACGTTCTTCATCGACGTCCCCTATGAAGAGGCGCAGATGCGTATGCATTTCCACCCTGCTTCCGGCGAACCGGACAGGATGGAGCGGGCGGGACGGGATTTCTTCGAGCGTGTGCGGGCAGGCTACCATGCGATCGCAGCGGCCGACGCAGCACGATTCCGGATCGTGGATGGCATGAGGGACCGTGCCGATATCCACGCCGAGATCACCACGATTCTGTCGGAAGTCCTCTCCTGA
- a CDS encoding glutaminyl-tRNA synthase (glutamine-hydrolyzing) subunit A produces the protein MFIRTDKPRFSSGTTSCAERTDTMLSAIDDGANLNAFLAVDADGTRNQARESDERYAAGLARPLEGMVIAVKDNISMKGLPMTCGSRLLENFRPVYDATVIERLRDAGAILIGKTNMDEFAMGSSSETSAFGPVLHPFDTTLVPGGSSGGSAVAVAKAMCHTALGSDTGGSIRQPAAFCGTYGMKPTYGRVSRYGLTAFASSLDQIGIFASSADDTAALFDVITGYDPMDSTSHPDAAGKAMAILNDPLPSPLRIGVFPETDLDGCEPAVLDAYRTTIDRLRTLGAEIREVSIGYKETWVPTYFILATAEASSNLARFDGVRYGNRGAMTSDETDVMVSTRSNGFGSEVKRRIMLGTYVLSSGYYDAYYRKAQQARRLISTAYADIYREVDALVLPTTPTTAFGIGEKNADPVAMWLSDFFTVSANIAGIPAISIPAGTDGKGLPIGMQLQGPMFGDERLLQLAARLESAA, from the coding sequence ATGTTCATACGTACCGACAAGCCCCGCTTCTCTTCCGGCACGACGTCCTGCGCCGAGCGCACGGATACCATGCTGTCGGCCATCGACGATGGCGCGAACCTGAATGCCTTCCTCGCCGTCGACGCAGATGGCACGAGGAATCAGGCACGGGAAAGCGACGAGCGGTACGCTGCCGGCCTCGCACGGCCCCTCGAAGGCATGGTCATCGCCGTCAAGGACAACATCTCCATGAAGGGCCTGCCGATGACGTGCGGTTCCCGGCTGCTGGAGAATTTCCGACCCGTCTACGACGCTACCGTCATCGAACGTCTGCGTGACGCAGGTGCCATCCTGATCGGCAAGACGAACATGGATGAGTTCGCCATGGGATCGTCCAGTGAGACCTCGGCCTTCGGTCCCGTCCTCCATCCGTTCGATACCACGCTGGTGCCCGGCGGATCGTCCGGCGGCTCGGCAGTCGCCGTGGCGAAGGCGATGTGCCATACGGCCCTCGGCTCGGATACCGGCGGCTCCATCCGCCAGCCCGCCGCCTTCTGCGGCACCTATGGCATGAAGCCCACCTATGGCCGGGTGTCGCGATATGGCCTGACGGCCTTCGCGAGCTCCCTCGACCAGATCGGCATCTTCGCATCGAGCGCGGACGACACGGCGGCGCTGTTCGACGTCATCACCGGATACGATCCGATGGACAGCACGAGTCATCCCGATGCCGCCGGCAAGGCCATGGCGATACTGAATGACCCCCTTCCGTCCCCCCTGCGCATCGGCGTCTTTCCGGAGACGGACCTGGATGGCTGCGAACCTGCCGTCCTCGACGCCTATCGAACGACGATCGACCGCCTGCGGACCCTCGGAGCCGAGATCAGGGAAGTCAGCATCGGATACAAGGAAACCTGGGTCCCTACGTACTTCATTCTCGCCACGGCCGAAGCGTCCAGCAATCTCGCACGGTTCGATGGCGTCCGGTACGGGAACAGGGGCGCGATGACGTCTGACGAGACGGACGTGATGGTCTCCACACGGTCGAACGGCTTCGGCAGCGAAGTCAAGCGACGCATCATGCTCGGCACCTACGTCCTTTCCAGCGGATACTACGACGCATACTACCGCAAGGCCCAGCAGGCACGTCGCCTGATCAGTACAGCCTACGCGGACATCTACCGCGAGGTCGACGCCCTGGTCCTCCCCACGACGCCGACCACGGCCTTCGGAATCGGCGAGAAAAATGCCGACCCCGTGGCGATGTGGTTGTCGGACTTCTTCACCGTCAGCGCCAACATCGCAGGGATTCCGGCCATCTCCATTCCGGCCGGTACGGACGGCAAGGGACTCCCGATCGGCATGCAACTCCAGGGCCCGATGTTCGGCGACGAACGCCTCCTGCAGCTTGCCGCACGACTGGAATCGGCTGCCTGA
- a CDS encoding Sec-independent protein translocase TatA, with protein MPFGLGLPELLLIALLVVLLFGSKKIPELMRGLGSGIKEFKKAATGEETPNASDTKKES; from the coding sequence ATGCCATTCGGACTCGGCCTCCCGGAGCTTCTTCTCATCGCCCTGCTCGTCGTTCTTCTGTTCGGATCCAAGAAGATTCCCGAGCTCATGCGCGGTCTCGGCTCCGGCATCAAGGAATTCAAGAAGGCTGCCACCGGCGAAGAAACGCCGAACGCCTCCGACACGAAGAAGGAATCCTGA
- a CDS encoding osmotically inducible protein OsmC — protein MVEMTISYEGELRCKAVHGPSGAVVLTDAPVDNHGKGESFSPSDMLAASLGACMLTIMGIAAERHEWDLTGTRITVKKEMIADPLRRVGRLVVDIHLNRAFDDKEMKILTNAVTTCPVKLSISDRIEVPVTFH, from the coding sequence ATGGTCGAAATGACGATTTCCTATGAAGGCGAACTGCGCTGCAAGGCCGTGCATGGTCCGAGTGGCGCCGTCGTGCTCACCGACGCTCCCGTCGACAACCACGGCAAGGGTGAAAGCTTCTCGCCTTCGGATATGCTCGCCGCTTCGCTCGGCGCCTGTATGCTCACCATCATGGGAATTGCCGCCGAACGCCATGAGTGGGATCTGACGGGTACGCGCATCACCGTCAAGAAGGAAATGATCGCCGATCCGCTCCGGCGCGTCGGGCGTCTCGTCGTCGACATCCATCTGAACCGGGCATTCGACGACAAGGAGATGAAGATCCTTACCAATGCCGTCACGACATGTCCGGTGAAGCTGAGCATTTCGGACAGGATCGAAGTGCCCGTTACCTTTCATTAA
- a CDS encoding FAD-dependent oxidoreductase, with product MPTGKRPHVVIVGAGFGGLSAAKALKNTNVDVTIIDRTNHHLFQPLLYQVATAALSPGDVAQPIRSILRHVNNIHVVMDNVRSIDLAGRMVICDDGTYGYDHLILAPGARHSYFGHDDWENHAPGLKDLSDALLIRERLLATFEEAESVVGTSMASTLLTFVVVGAGPTGVELAGAIAEIGARTMLPDFPRLRRGDVRVVLIEGGPRVLPTFDPVSSERALESLQRLGVEVLLDTIVTDVTEDGVMIGDIPIASRNVIWAAGNTASPLLKLLGTETDRQGRVVVDETCAIPGHGDVYVIGDAGHFTNADGMVLPGVAQVALQQGDYVAARILGKGKAAHAFKYRDPGSMATIGRAKAVAEIGKRKLSGLVAWAMWAVIHIAFLIGFRNRVKVIVEWLWYYISFQPGARLIVQHDSAHKTRMWLDRQMKMNREEEVVHD from the coding sequence ATGCCTACCGGAAAACGCCCACATGTCGTCATCGTCGGTGCGGGATTCGGCGGTCTGTCCGCAGCCAAGGCACTGAAGAACACGAACGTCGATGTCACCATCATCGATCGTACCAACCATCATCTGTTCCAGCCTCTTCTCTATCAGGTGGCGACGGCCGCTCTGTCGCCGGGAGACGTGGCCCAGCCGATAAGATCGATTCTCCGTCACGTCAACAACATCCATGTCGTGATGGACAACGTCCGCAGTATCGACCTCGCCGGACGGATGGTCATATGCGATGACGGTACCTACGGTTATGATCATCTCATCCTCGCACCCGGAGCGCGGCATTCGTACTTCGGTCACGACGACTGGGAGAACCATGCGCCGGGACTGAAGGATCTCTCCGACGCACTGCTCATACGCGAGAGGCTGCTCGCGACGTTCGAGGAAGCCGAATCCGTCGTCGGAACGTCGATGGCGTCGACGTTGCTGACGTTCGTCGTCGTAGGCGCAGGCCCGACCGGTGTGGAGCTCGCAGGAGCCATCGCCGAAATCGGAGCGCGGACGATGCTGCCGGACTTCCCTCGACTGCGTCGTGGCGACGTGCGTGTGGTGCTGATCGAGGGCGGGCCTCGCGTACTGCCGACCTTCGACCCCGTTTCCAGCGAACGTGCACTGGAGTCGTTGCAACGACTCGGAGTCGAAGTCCTGCTCGATACCATCGTCACCGATGTCACCGAAGATGGTGTGATGATCGGCGACATACCGATCGCGAGCAGGAACGTCATCTGGGCTGCGGGCAATACCGCATCGCCGCTCCTGAAGCTGCTCGGCACGGAGACGGACCGCCAGGGGCGCGTCGTCGTAGATGAGACCTGCGCCATCCCCGGCCATGGCGACGTCTATGTGATCGGTGATGCAGGTCATTTCACGAATGCCGACGGTATGGTGCTCCCCGGTGTCGCTCAGGTGGCCCTGCAGCAGGGGGACTACGTGGCGGCACGGATACTCGGCAAGGGCAAGGCGGCGCATGCATTCAAGTATCGCGATCCGGGATCAATGGCTACGATAGGGCGTGCCAAGGCCGTTGCGGAAATCGGGAAGAGGAAGCTTTCCGGCCTCGTGGCATGGGCCATGTGGGCTGTGATCCATATCGCGTTCCTCATCGGATTCCGCAATCGCGTGAAGGTCATCGTCGAGTGGCTGTGGTACTACATCTCGTTCCAGCCGGGAGCCCGCCTCATCGTCCAGCATGATTCCGCACACAAGACGCGCATGTGGCTCGACAGGCAGATGAAGATGAATCGAGAAGAGGAAGTCGTTCACGATTGA
- a CDS encoding phosphoribosylformylglycinamidine synthase I has product MKIGVVTFPGSNCNRDAEHASALLGHEVFPLWHKDTALPNGLDVVILPGGFSYGDYLRTGAIARFSPIMNEVIGFANKGGLVFGICNGFQILTEAGLLPGALIRNADLSFACKDVFLRVENATTAFTNAVEPGSILRIPIAHGEGRYIATPDVIERLEGEGHVLYRYVTPQGDVTDDANPNGSINNIAGVINERGNVMGLMPHPERACEALLGSADGRSVFESLANVVTQASPSLV; this is encoded by the coding sequence ATGAAGATCGGCGTCGTAACGTTTCCCGGTTCCAACTGCAACAGGGATGCCGAACATGCCTCGGCCCTGCTGGGACATGAGGTGTTCCCGCTGTGGCACAAGGATACGGCCCTGCCCAACGGGCTGGACGTCGTCATCCTTCCGGGCGGTTTCAGCTATGGCGACTATCTGAGAACGGGCGCCATCGCCCGCTTCTCGCCCATCATGAACGAAGTCATCGGTTTCGCCAACAAGGGCGGACTCGTCTTCGGTATCTGCAATGGCTTCCAGATCCTGACGGAAGCAGGCCTGCTGCCCGGCGCCCTCATCCGCAACGCCGATCTGTCGTTCGCCTGCAAGGATGTCTTCCTGCGCGTCGAGAACGCTACCACGGCCTTCACGAATGCAGTGGAGCCCGGTTCCATCCTGCGGATACCCATCGCCCACGGCGAGGGACGCTATATCGCCACGCCGGACGTCATTGAACGCCTGGAGGGCGAAGGCCACGTCCTGTATCGCTACGTCACCCCCCAGGGAGACGTTACGGACGATGCCAACCCCAACGGAAGCATCAACAACATCGCCGGCGTGATCAACGAACGCGGCAACGTCATGGGGCTCATGCCCCACCCCGAGCGCGCCTGCGAGGCGCTTCTCGGTTCTGCCGATGGCCGCAGCGTTTTCGAAAGCCTTGCGAACGTCGTGACCCAGGCGTCGCCCTCGCTGGTATAA
- a CDS encoding nucleoside-diphosphate kinase encodes MERTLAIVKPDAVRKNNIGDILAMIQKAGFTVLACKLTRLSKEQAGEFYAVHKERPFYGELVNFMSSGPIFPIALEKNNAIADYRALIGSTDPAEAADGTIRKLYAANKGENAVHGSDSVENGINEIAFFFSDAEIIGNTK; translated from the coding sequence ATGGAACGTACACTCGCAATCGTCAAGCCCGATGCAGTCCGCAAGAACAACATCGGCGACATCCTCGCAATGATCCAGAAGGCCGGCTTCACGGTTCTCGCCTGCAAGCTCACGCGCCTCAGCAAGGAACAGGCCGGTGAATTCTATGCCGTTCACAAGGAACGCCCCTTCTATGGCGAACTCGTGAACTTCATGTCCAGCGGACCGATCTTCCCTATCGCCCTCGAGAAAAACAACGCCATCGCCGACTACCGCGCGCTGATCGGCTCGACGGACCCGGCTGAAGCTGCCGACGGCACCATCCGCAAGCTCTACGCCGCCAACAAGGGCGAGAACGCCGTCCACGGTTCGGATTCGGTCGAAAACGGCATCAACGAGATCGCCTTCTTCTTCAGCGACGCCGAAATCATCGGCAACACGAAGTAA
- a CDS encoding DNA polymerase III subunit beta: MKFTVALPELQKALQKILPAIPAKSTIPVLEHVHVSLAGSELTFTATDQEITIALTIPVAGEADGDVLIPARQFNDLVKELGNAGTIEVHADEDVQVIIVRTPTGTYEMKGLDAGEFPSIPPFPEAQKALVSGADMARMSNKTVFAVSTEEYRPSMTGVFFRFDENKITAVATDGFRLSRVIVDRSEDESFPNGLECIVPARAVELLRKVDSDVVMEVSRTHARFTIASQTITTRIIDEKYPPYQNVIPSDNDKSLIINQREVLSAIKRVSLFANTNTRHVRFRINERTLAVHSEDEDSGGKGTETIPCEFSAETFEVGFNYRFLEEAIKNISVDDDPDLNVRMTFSTPIRAVLITPGAGNDSLLMLVMPVKI, from the coding sequence ATGAAATTCACGGTAGCGCTGCCTGAGCTCCAGAAGGCCCTGCAAAAGATTCTCCCTGCCATTCCGGCAAAGTCCACGATTCCCGTCCTCGAACACGTTCACGTGTCTCTTGCGGGTTCGGAACTCACGTTCACGGCCACCGATCAGGAAATCACGATCGCGTTGACCATTCCCGTGGCCGGTGAGGCCGACGGCGACGTACTGATTCCCGCACGGCAGTTCAACGACCTCGTCAAGGAACTCGGCAACGCCGGAACCATCGAGGTGCATGCCGACGAGGATGTACAGGTCATCATTGTACGTACCCCTACCGGGACGTACGAGATGAAGGGGCTCGACGCCGGTGAATTTCCCAGCATCCCGCCCTTCCCCGAAGCGCAGAAGGCCCTGGTCAGCGGTGCCGACATGGCACGCATGTCGAACAAGACCGTGTTCGCCGTTTCTACGGAAGAGTATCGTCCGAGCATGACGGGTGTCTTCTTCAGGTTCGACGAGAACAAGATCACGGCCGTGGCTACGGACGGTTTCCGTCTGTCGCGCGTCATCGTCGATCGTTCTGAAGACGAGAGTTTCCCGAACGGCCTGGAGTGCATCGTTCCGGCACGCGCCGTGGAACTGCTGCGCAAGGTCGACAGCGACGTCGTGATGGAGGTGAGCCGTACCCATGCGCGCTTCACCATCGCCTCGCAGACGATCACGACCCGTATCATCGACGAAAAGTATCCTCCGTACCAGAACGTGATTCCGTCCGACAACGACAAGTCCCTGATCATCAATCAGCGTGAAGTCCTGTCGGCCATCAAGCGCGTATCACTGTTCGCCAACACGAATACCCGTCACGTACGCTTCCGTATCAACGAGCGTACGCTGGCCGTGCACTCGGAAGACGAGGATTCGGGCGGCAAGGGTACGGAAACCATCCCCTGCGAATTCTCGGCCGAGACCTTCGAAGTCGGTTTCAACTACCGCTTTCTGGAAGAAGCCATCAAGAACATTTCGGTGGACGACGATCCGGATCTCAACGTCCGGATGACGTTCTCCACACCGATCCGTGCCGTACTCATCACGCCTGGTGCGGGGAATGACTCGCTCCTGATGCTCGTGATGCCGGTGAAGATCTGA
- a CDS encoding 16S rRNA (cytidine(1402)-2'-O)-methyltransferase — MDMALDEARRAAEAGDVPVGCVIVRGDDVVGRGGNEIERTGDPTRHAEIVAIAEAVAVTGEKFLSDCTLYVTLEPCSMCAGAIVLARVPTIVYGATDEKTGACRSLFEIADDPRLNHRCIVRTGIRAEEAAALLSGFFATQRGGTSQASRRPLPERSPDQRPAPALYLVPTPIGNLEDITVRGLKLLRAADIVLCEDTRHTGQLLRQYGAQGGRLVSNHEHNERERVRDVVRWVGEGKIVALVSDAGMPGISDPGYRAVHGCIDAGVPVVALPGATAAMTAAAASGLPTDALYFGGFLPQKKGRGLALERLAARAETVILYESPHRILQLLEELEHVAGSGRRIVIARELSKMHEEYLRGTVAEVRAVVEARGGIKGECVVLVAGSATEE, encoded by the coding sequence ATGGATATGGCCCTCGACGAGGCGCGCCGTGCCGCCGAAGCGGGAGACGTACCCGTCGGTTGCGTCATCGTCCGTGGGGACGACGTCGTAGGTCGTGGCGGCAACGAGATCGAGCGGACGGGGGATCCTACGCGGCATGCGGAGATCGTCGCCATCGCCGAAGCCGTGGCCGTGACGGGAGAGAAGTTCCTCTCCGACTGTACGCTCTACGTCACGCTCGAGCCGTGCAGCATGTGCGCCGGTGCCATCGTGCTGGCCCGTGTTCCGACGATCGTCTATGGCGCTACCGACGAGAAGACGGGAGCCTGCAGATCGCTGTTCGAAATCGCCGACGATCCGCGACTGAATCATCGCTGCATCGTCCGTACCGGTATCCGTGCAGAGGAAGCCGCTGCGTTGCTCAGCGGTTTCTTCGCCACGCAACGTGGCGGAACATCACAGGCGTCACGCCGACCCCTCCCCGAACGGTCTCCGGATCAGCGTCCTGCACCCGCATTGTATCTGGTCCCGACGCCGATCGGGAATCTGGAGGACATCACGGTGCGCGGCCTGAAACTGCTCCGTGCCGCCGATATCGTTCTCTGCGAGGACACCCGCCATACCGGACAGCTTCTGCGTCAGTACGGCGCACAGGGTGGGCGTCTCGTCAGCAATCATGAGCATAACGAACGGGAGCGCGTCCGCGACGTCGTGCGCTGGGTCGGGGAGGGCAAGATCGTCGCCCTCGTCAGCGATGCCGGAATGCCGGGCATCTCCGATCCCGGATATCGTGCCGTCCACGGCTGTATCGACGCCGGTGTGCCGGTGGTAGCACTACCCGGTGCGACCGCGGCCATGACAGCAGCGGCGGCCAGCGGTCTACCCACGGATGCGTTGTATTTTGGGGGCTTTCTGCCCCAGAAGAAAGGGCGCGGCCTGGCACTTGAGCGGCTCGCCGCTCGTGCCGAAACCGTGATTCTCTACGAATCGCCCCATCGTATCCTGCAACTCCTCGAAGAGCTCGAACACGTTGCCGGATCCGGGCGGAGGATCGTGATCGCGCGGGAGCTCAGCAAGATGCATGAGGAATACCTGCGCGGGACGGTGGCGGAGGTCAGGGCGGTCGTCGAGGCGCGTGGCGGCATCAAGGGTGAATGCGTGGTGCTCGTGGCAGGCTCCGCAACGGAGGAATGA
- a CDS encoding CDP-diacylglycerol--serine O-phosphatidyltransferase has protein sequence MRVTRSIVPNLFTLANLFCGFAAIIAATEGDIYRAALLILTSGIFDMLDGVVARLTQSTSEFGVELDSLCDAVSFGVAPSVMLYMAFFHAWHSWGLLLASLPALAGVLRLARFNVQLTSMEDKLYFRGMPIPAGALTIISYLVFFHQRDTLPAEWKTPGIVLVTLLTAGAMVSTIKYDNLPRPTWRGIKQRPFVFLVFLAGVVAAIVTGGKALFPFMALYMIGGAIRHAVHLLRTRNREDDLDDTLEEPDPDPFEL, from the coding sequence ATGCGCGTCACCCGCTCCATCGTCCCGAACCTGTTCACGCTCGCGAATCTTTTCTGCGGGTTCGCTGCCATCATCGCGGCGACCGAAGGCGACATCTACAGGGCGGCACTGCTCATCCTGACGTCCGGCATCTTCGACATGCTCGACGGCGTGGTGGCACGCCTCACCCAGAGCACGAGCGAATTCGGCGTGGAACTCGACTCCCTGTGCGATGCCGTCAGCTTCGGCGTAGCGCCGAGCGTGATGCTCTACATGGCCTTCTTCCATGCATGGCATTCGTGGGGACTCCTACTCGCCTCCCTGCCCGCGCTCGCGGGCGTCCTGCGCCTCGCTCGGTTCAACGTCCAGCTCACGAGCATGGAGGACAAGCTCTACTTCCGGGGCATGCCCATCCCGGCCGGAGCGCTGACGATCATCTCCTACCTGGTCTTCTTCCATCAGCGCGACACCCTGCCTGCCGAGTGGAAGACCCCTGGCATCGTCCTGGTGACGCTGCTCACGGCGGGAGCCATGGTGAGCACCATCAAATACGACAATCTGCCGCGTCCTACATGGCGCGGCATCAAACAGAGGCCATTCGTTTTTCTCGTATTTTTGGCTGGTGTCGTCGCTGCCATCGTTACGGGTGGCAAGGCCCTGTTTCCTTTCATGGCCCTGTACATGATCGGAGGCGCCATACGACACGCCGTGCACCTGCTGCGTACACGCAACAGGGAGGACGACCTCGACGATACCCTCGAAGAACCAGACCCCGATCCGTTCGAACTGTAA
- a CDS encoding phosphoribosylformylglycinamidine synthase, purS protein, which produces MKTYTAHVTVTLRRAILDVQGKTVEHALHSLHMPALSDVRIGKHIELQVQAPDRDTAAGLVDDACRKLLANPVMEDYTVQILEPVSAGVTA; this is translated from the coding sequence ATGAAGACCTACACCGCCCACGTCACCGTAACCCTTCGCCGAGCCATTCTTGACGTACAGGGAAAGACGGTCGAACACGCCCTGCACAGCCTGCACATGCCCGCCCTTTCGGACGTCCGCATCGGCAAGCACATCGAACTCCAGGTCCAGGCTCCCGACAGGGACACCGCGGCCGGACTCGTCGATGACGCCTGCCGCAAGCTGCTGGCCAATCCCGTCATGGAAGACTATACGGTGCAGATCCTCGAGCCTGTCTCCGCAGGAGTAACGGCATGA